One genomic region from Anaerolineae bacterium encodes:
- a CDS encoding nucleotidyltransferase family protein produces the protein MLNREEIIASLRQHYPYLAARYGIKRIGLFGSYAHGDSGEASDIDLIVEFERPIGFQFVELAEYLENLLGR, from the coding sequence ATGTTGAACCGAGAAGAGATTATTGCGTCGCTCCGGCAACATTATCCCTATCTGGCCGCCCGGTACGGTATCAAAAGGATAGGGCTGTTTGGTTCTTATGCTCACGGCGACTCAGGCGAAGCAAGCGACATTGACCTGATTGTGGAGTTTGAACGCCCGATAGGCTTTCAGTTTGTGGAGTTAGCGGAGTATTTGGAAAATCTTCTGGGTCG